The Mangifera indica cultivar Alphonso chromosome 8, CATAS_Mindica_2.1, whole genome shotgun sequence genome has a window encoding:
- the LOC123223846 gene encoding nodulin homeobox isoform X2, with protein sequence MKNDKEEPSSSAEQKQAIDLISAVKEFHGFSSQELNKLLRDTENFIIQCHTEKGSPIKIDMEKVASFLPLHLIAVLISSDRDEALFRYILRGIRLMHSLCDLAPRHVKLEQILLDDVKVSEQLLDLVFYTLIVLGHYSQEYHNSSPILLMHSTLVACSLYLLTGCISTQWQDLVQVLLAHPKVDIFMDAAFGAVHVIVMFLQIKLSDQLTDEQVVNYICQQCEASLQFLQSLCQQKSFREHLLRNKELCGKGGVLFLAQSILKLNILPPFVESSTVVASVSRLKAKVLSILLHLCEAESISYLDEVASSPGSLDLAKSVALEVLDLLKTALIKDPKHPSSCSERTYPMGLLQLNAMRLADIFSDDSNFRSYITMCFTEVLSAIFSLSHGDFLLVWCSSEFPVREEDATVEYEPFAATGWVLDTVSSLNKSDATKVEFSLIPNSMPQASYAHQRTSLFVKIIANLHCFVPNICEEQERNLFLNKFLFCLRMDPSKVLPGFLFTSGAQKTATVCRNLRSLLSHAESLIPTFLNEEDVQLLRVFFKQLESLINSAGLEEDRVQGSKCEESLSCDKFSKLNINENHQSTGGSPSLLQRKEPPNLNNANSNLREEMSENSGFQAEEKFDVRSNLMDQGDDVMTQDSKEDKDKPGVPGGLREKDKDVQIVVSSGSDTSPTGGKNFVDQMDSGQFPKGNEPIKEIGFGGVQEIEKVEAVQGEEKQQRKRKRTIMNDNQISLIERALLDEPDMQRNTVSIRSWADKLSHYGSEVTSSQLKNWLNNRKARLARANKDTRAPLGADTSFPGKQVAGGQRQIHDSPGSPGEDHLQSNVRGTRSTFRQSPVPESSESKVGQHVVLLDGKREEVGKGIVNQVHGKWYGKELEESGTCVVDVVEFKADKWSMLPYPLEDTGSTFGETEEIPGVKKVLWDCNKMYHWRAR encoded by the exons atgaaaaatgataaggAAGAGCCATCATCTAGTGCTGAACAA AAACAGGCCATTGACTTGATTTCAGCAGTGAAGGAGTTTCATGGGTTTAGCTCTCAGGAGCTTAACAAATTACTAAGAGACACTGAAAATTTCATCATTCAATGCCATACTGAGAAAGGATCACCAATAAAG ATTGATATGGAAAAAGTTGCTAGCTTTCTTCCTTTACACCTAATTGCAGTGCTTATATCATCTGATAGAGATGAAGCATTATTCAGATATATATTACGTGGTATTCGGCTTATGCATTCCTTGTGTGATCTTGCTCCTCGGCATGTTAAACTTGAGCAG ATTTTGCTTGATGATGTAAAAGTTTCTGAGCAGCTACTTGACTTGGTGTTCTATACGCTGATTGTTCTCGGTCATTATAGTCAG GAGTACCACAATTCAAGCCCCATACTCCTCATGCATTCAACATTGGTAGCATGCAGTCTATATTTACTAACAGGATGTATATCTACACAATGGCAAGATCTTGTTCAAGTATTACTTGCACACCCTAAG GTTGACATATTTATGGATGCAGCTTTTGGAGCGGTACATGTAATTGTCATGTTTCTCCAAATAAAGTTGTCTGATCAACTCACGGATGAGCAAGTGGTTAACTATATCTGCCAGCAATGCGAGGCTTCTTTACAGTTTCTTCAGTCATTGTGCCAACAGAAAAGTTTTAGGGAGCACCTACTCAGGAATAAg GAATTATGTGGCAAGGGTGGTGTGCTTTTTCTTGCACAATCCATCTTGAAATTAAACATCTTGCCGCCTTTTGTAGAGTCTTCTACAGTTGTGGCTTCTGTTTCCAGGCTGAAAGCTAAAGTCTTATCTATC CTGTTGCACTTATGCGAAGCAGAAAGCATTTCTTACCTGGATGAGGTTGCCAGCTCCCCTGGAAGCCTGGATTTAGCAAAATCTGTTGCTTTGGAG GTGCTGGACTTATTAAAGACTGCACTTATTAAAGATCCGAAACATCCTAGCTCTTGTTCTGAAAGAACCTATCCAATGGGGCTCTTGCAACTTAATGCAATGCGTCTAGCTGATATTTTCTCAGATGATTCAAATTTTCGTTCATACATTACTATGTGCTTT ACTGAGGTTCTGAGTGCAATATTTTCACTATCTCATGGAGATTTTCTACTTGTTTGGTGTTCTTCTGAATTCCCTGTAAGAGAAGAAGATGCAACTGTGGAGTATGAACCATTTGCAGCAACTGGATGGGTGTTGGATACAGTTTCATCGTTGAACAAGTCAGATGCAACGAAAGTAGAATTTTCATTAATCCCCAATAGTATGCCCCAGGCTTCCTATGCTCATCAAAGAACGTCtttatttgtcaaaataattgcaaatCTTCACTGTTTTGTTCCCAACATCTGTGAAG AGCAGGAGAGAAATCTCTTTCTTAACAAGTTTTTGTTTTGCTTACGGATGGATCCATCTAAAGTGTTGCCTGGATTTTTATTTACCTCTGGTGCACAGAAAACTGCCACTGTCTGCAGGAACCTGC GTTCATTGTTAAGCCATGCAGAATCACTAATTCCCACATTTTTGAATGAGGAGGATGTGCAGCTCTTAAG GGTGTTCTTTAAGCAATTAGAATCATTAATAAATTCTGCTGGGCTTGAAGAAGATAGAGTTCAA GGAAGCAAATGTGAGGAATCACTTTCTTGTGACAAGTTCTCTAAACTCAATATCAATGAGAATCATCAG AGTACAGGAGGATCCCCATCGCTTTTACAAAGGAAAGAACCTCCCAATCTTAATAATGCAAACAGTAATCTGAGAGAGGAAATGTCAGAAAATTCCGGGTTTCAGGCAGAGGAGAAATTTGATGTCAGAAGCAACCTTATGGATCAAGGGGATGATGTAATGACACAAGATAGCAAGGAAGATAAAGATAAACCAGGTGTGCCTGGAGGCTTGAGGGAGAAAGACAAAGATGTTCAGATTGTTGTTAGTAGTGGTTCAGATACAAGTCCCACGGGAGGAAAGAATTTTGTTGATCAAATGGACAGTGGTCAGTTTCCAAAAGGAAATGAGCCAATCAAAGAAATTGGGTTTGGAGGAGTTCAAGAGATAGAAAAAGTTGAAGCTGTCCAGGGTGAAGAAAAACAGCAGAGAAAACGTAAACGAACTATAATGAATGATAACCAAATATCACTTATTGAGAGGGCCCTATTGGATGAACCTGATATGCAGCGAAATACAGTTTCAATTCGGTCATGGGCTGATAAATTAAGTCATTAT GGTTCTGAGGTTACATCTTCGCAGCTTAAAAACTG GTTGAATAATCGGAAAGCAAGGCTAGCCCGTGCGAATAAGGATACTCGTGCACCTTTAGGGGCTGATACTTCTTTTCCTGGAAAGCAAGTTGCAGGAGGACAGAGGCAAATACACGACTCACCTGGTAGTCCTGGAGAAGATCATCTCCAATCAAATGTAAGAGGCACTCGAAGTACATTTAGACAATCTCCCGTACCGGAATCCAGTGAGTCAAAGGTAGGTCAGCATGTTGTGCTTTTAGACGGGAAAAGAGAAGAGGTTGGTAAGGGAATAGTAAATCAAGTGCATGGTAAATGGTACGGAAAAGAGCTGGAGGAATCAGGGACATGTGTTGTGGATGTAGTTGAGTTCAAGGCTGATAAATGGAGTATGCTTCCATACCCATTGGAAGACACAGGTTCCACATTCGGTGAGACTGAAGAAATCCCTGGGGTAAAGAAAGTTTTGTGGGATTGCAACAAAATGTATCACTGGCGTGCTCGATAA
- the LOC123223846 gene encoding nodulin homeobox isoform X1 gives MKNDKEEPSSSAEQKQAIDLISAVKEFHGFSSQELNKLLRDTENFIIQCHTEKGSPIKIDMEKVASFLPLHLIAVLISSDRDEALFRYILRGIRLMHSLCDLAPRHVKLEQILLDDVKVSEQLLDLVFYTLIVLGHYSQEYHNSSPILLMHSTLVACSLYLLTGCISTQWQDLVQVLLAHPKVDIFMDAAFGAVHVIVMFLQIKLSDQLTDEQVVNYICQQCEASLQFLQSLCQQKSFREHLLRNKELCGKGGVLFLAQSILKLNILPPFVESSTVVASVSRLKAKVLSILLHLCEAESISYLDEVASSPGSLDLAKSVALEVLDLLKTALIKDPKHPSSCSERTYPMGLLQLNAMRLADIFSDDSNFRSYITMCFTEVLSAIFSLSHGDFLLVWCSSEFPVREEDATVEYEPFAATGWVLDTVSSLNKSDATKVEFSLIPNSMPQASYAHQRTSLFVKIIANLHCFVPNICEEQERNLFLNKFLFCLRMDPSKVLPGFLFTSGAQKTATVCRNLRSLLSHAESLIPTFLNEEDVQLLRVFFKQLESLINSAGLEEDRVQGSKCEESLSCDKFSKLNINENHQEEQSTGGSPSLLQRKEPPNLNNANSNLREEMSENSGFQAEEKFDVRSNLMDQGDDVMTQDSKEDKDKPGVPGGLREKDKDVQIVVSSGSDTSPTGGKNFVDQMDSGQFPKGNEPIKEIGFGGVQEIEKVEAVQGEEKQQRKRKRTIMNDNQISLIERALLDEPDMQRNTVSIRSWADKLSHYGSEVTSSQLKNWLNNRKARLARANKDTRAPLGADTSFPGKQVAGGQRQIHDSPGSPGEDHLQSNVRGTRSTFRQSPVPESSESKVGQHVVLLDGKREEVGKGIVNQVHGKWYGKELEESGTCVVDVVEFKADKWSMLPYPLEDTGSTFGETEEIPGVKKVLWDCNKMYHWRAR, from the exons atgaaaaatgataaggAAGAGCCATCATCTAGTGCTGAACAA AAACAGGCCATTGACTTGATTTCAGCAGTGAAGGAGTTTCATGGGTTTAGCTCTCAGGAGCTTAACAAATTACTAAGAGACACTGAAAATTTCATCATTCAATGCCATACTGAGAAAGGATCACCAATAAAG ATTGATATGGAAAAAGTTGCTAGCTTTCTTCCTTTACACCTAATTGCAGTGCTTATATCATCTGATAGAGATGAAGCATTATTCAGATATATATTACGTGGTATTCGGCTTATGCATTCCTTGTGTGATCTTGCTCCTCGGCATGTTAAACTTGAGCAG ATTTTGCTTGATGATGTAAAAGTTTCTGAGCAGCTACTTGACTTGGTGTTCTATACGCTGATTGTTCTCGGTCATTATAGTCAG GAGTACCACAATTCAAGCCCCATACTCCTCATGCATTCAACATTGGTAGCATGCAGTCTATATTTACTAACAGGATGTATATCTACACAATGGCAAGATCTTGTTCAAGTATTACTTGCACACCCTAAG GTTGACATATTTATGGATGCAGCTTTTGGAGCGGTACATGTAATTGTCATGTTTCTCCAAATAAAGTTGTCTGATCAACTCACGGATGAGCAAGTGGTTAACTATATCTGCCAGCAATGCGAGGCTTCTTTACAGTTTCTTCAGTCATTGTGCCAACAGAAAAGTTTTAGGGAGCACCTACTCAGGAATAAg GAATTATGTGGCAAGGGTGGTGTGCTTTTTCTTGCACAATCCATCTTGAAATTAAACATCTTGCCGCCTTTTGTAGAGTCTTCTACAGTTGTGGCTTCTGTTTCCAGGCTGAAAGCTAAAGTCTTATCTATC CTGTTGCACTTATGCGAAGCAGAAAGCATTTCTTACCTGGATGAGGTTGCCAGCTCCCCTGGAAGCCTGGATTTAGCAAAATCTGTTGCTTTGGAG GTGCTGGACTTATTAAAGACTGCACTTATTAAAGATCCGAAACATCCTAGCTCTTGTTCTGAAAGAACCTATCCAATGGGGCTCTTGCAACTTAATGCAATGCGTCTAGCTGATATTTTCTCAGATGATTCAAATTTTCGTTCATACATTACTATGTGCTTT ACTGAGGTTCTGAGTGCAATATTTTCACTATCTCATGGAGATTTTCTACTTGTTTGGTGTTCTTCTGAATTCCCTGTAAGAGAAGAAGATGCAACTGTGGAGTATGAACCATTTGCAGCAACTGGATGGGTGTTGGATACAGTTTCATCGTTGAACAAGTCAGATGCAACGAAAGTAGAATTTTCATTAATCCCCAATAGTATGCCCCAGGCTTCCTATGCTCATCAAAGAACGTCtttatttgtcaaaataattgcaaatCTTCACTGTTTTGTTCCCAACATCTGTGAAG AGCAGGAGAGAAATCTCTTTCTTAACAAGTTTTTGTTTTGCTTACGGATGGATCCATCTAAAGTGTTGCCTGGATTTTTATTTACCTCTGGTGCACAGAAAACTGCCACTGTCTGCAGGAACCTGC GTTCATTGTTAAGCCATGCAGAATCACTAATTCCCACATTTTTGAATGAGGAGGATGTGCAGCTCTTAAG GGTGTTCTTTAAGCAATTAGAATCATTAATAAATTCTGCTGGGCTTGAAGAAGATAGAGTTCAA GGAAGCAAATGTGAGGAATCACTTTCTTGTGACAAGTTCTCTAAACTCAATATCAATGAGAATCATCAG GAAGAACAGAGTACAGGAGGATCCCCATCGCTTTTACAAAGGAAAGAACCTCCCAATCTTAATAATGCAAACAGTAATCTGAGAGAGGAAATGTCAGAAAATTCCGGGTTTCAGGCAGAGGAGAAATTTGATGTCAGAAGCAACCTTATGGATCAAGGGGATGATGTAATGACACAAGATAGCAAGGAAGATAAAGATAAACCAGGTGTGCCTGGAGGCTTGAGGGAGAAAGACAAAGATGTTCAGATTGTTGTTAGTAGTGGTTCAGATACAAGTCCCACGGGAGGAAAGAATTTTGTTGATCAAATGGACAGTGGTCAGTTTCCAAAAGGAAATGAGCCAATCAAAGAAATTGGGTTTGGAGGAGTTCAAGAGATAGAAAAAGTTGAAGCTGTCCAGGGTGAAGAAAAACAGCAGAGAAAACGTAAACGAACTATAATGAATGATAACCAAATATCACTTATTGAGAGGGCCCTATTGGATGAACCTGATATGCAGCGAAATACAGTTTCAATTCGGTCATGGGCTGATAAATTAAGTCATTAT GGTTCTGAGGTTACATCTTCGCAGCTTAAAAACTG GTTGAATAATCGGAAAGCAAGGCTAGCCCGTGCGAATAAGGATACTCGTGCACCTTTAGGGGCTGATACTTCTTTTCCTGGAAAGCAAGTTGCAGGAGGACAGAGGCAAATACACGACTCACCTGGTAGTCCTGGAGAAGATCATCTCCAATCAAATGTAAGAGGCACTCGAAGTACATTTAGACAATCTCCCGTACCGGAATCCAGTGAGTCAAAGGTAGGTCAGCATGTTGTGCTTTTAGACGGGAAAAGAGAAGAGGTTGGTAAGGGAATAGTAAATCAAGTGCATGGTAAATGGTACGGAAAAGAGCTGGAGGAATCAGGGACATGTGTTGTGGATGTAGTTGAGTTCAAGGCTGATAAATGGAGTATGCTTCCATACCCATTGGAAGACACAGGTTCCACATTCGGTGAGACTGAAGAAATCCCTGGGGTAAAGAAAGTTTTGTGGGATTGCAACAAAATGTATCACTGGCGTGCTCGATAA
- the LOC123223846 gene encoding nodulin homeobox isoform X3, whose amino-acid sequence MKEFHGFSSQELNKLLRDTENFIIQCHTEKGSPIKIDMEKVASFLPLHLIAVLISSDRDEALFRYILRGIRLMHSLCDLAPRHVKLEQILLDDVKVSEQLLDLVFYTLIVLGHYSQEYHNSSPILLMHSTLVACSLYLLTGCISTQWQDLVQVLLAHPKVDIFMDAAFGAVHVIVMFLQIKLSDQLTDEQVVNYICQQCEASLQFLQSLCQQKSFREHLLRNKELCGKGGVLFLAQSILKLNILPPFVESSTVVASVSRLKAKVLSILLHLCEAESISYLDEVASSPGSLDLAKSVALEVLDLLKTALIKDPKHPSSCSERTYPMGLLQLNAMRLADIFSDDSNFRSYITMCFTEVLSAIFSLSHGDFLLVWCSSEFPVREEDATVEYEPFAATGWVLDTVSSLNKSDATKVEFSLIPNSMPQASYAHQRTSLFVKIIANLHCFVPNICEEQERNLFLNKFLFCLRMDPSKVLPGFLFTSGAQKTATVCRNLRSLLSHAESLIPTFLNEEDVQLLRVFFKQLESLINSAGLEEDRVQGSKCEESLSCDKFSKLNINENHQEEQSTGGSPSLLQRKEPPNLNNANSNLREEMSENSGFQAEEKFDVRSNLMDQGDDVMTQDSKEDKDKPGVPGGLREKDKDVQIVVSSGSDTSPTGGKNFVDQMDSGQFPKGNEPIKEIGFGGVQEIEKVEAVQGEEKQQRKRKRTIMNDNQISLIERALLDEPDMQRNTVSIRSWADKLSHYGSEVTSSQLKNWLNNRKARLARANKDTRAPLGADTSFPGKQVAGGQRQIHDSPGSPGEDHLQSNVRGTRSTFRQSPVPESSESKVGQHVVLLDGKREEVGKGIVNQVHGKWYGKELEESGTCVVDVVEFKADKWSMLPYPLEDTGSTFGETEEIPGVKKVLWDCNKMYHWRAR is encoded by the exons A TGAAGGAGTTTCATGGGTTTAGCTCTCAGGAGCTTAACAAATTACTAAGAGACACTGAAAATTTCATCATTCAATGCCATACTGAGAAAGGATCACCAATAAAG ATTGATATGGAAAAAGTTGCTAGCTTTCTTCCTTTACACCTAATTGCAGTGCTTATATCATCTGATAGAGATGAAGCATTATTCAGATATATATTACGTGGTATTCGGCTTATGCATTCCTTGTGTGATCTTGCTCCTCGGCATGTTAAACTTGAGCAG ATTTTGCTTGATGATGTAAAAGTTTCTGAGCAGCTACTTGACTTGGTGTTCTATACGCTGATTGTTCTCGGTCATTATAGTCAG GAGTACCACAATTCAAGCCCCATACTCCTCATGCATTCAACATTGGTAGCATGCAGTCTATATTTACTAACAGGATGTATATCTACACAATGGCAAGATCTTGTTCAAGTATTACTTGCACACCCTAAG GTTGACATATTTATGGATGCAGCTTTTGGAGCGGTACATGTAATTGTCATGTTTCTCCAAATAAAGTTGTCTGATCAACTCACGGATGAGCAAGTGGTTAACTATATCTGCCAGCAATGCGAGGCTTCTTTACAGTTTCTTCAGTCATTGTGCCAACAGAAAAGTTTTAGGGAGCACCTACTCAGGAATAAg GAATTATGTGGCAAGGGTGGTGTGCTTTTTCTTGCACAATCCATCTTGAAATTAAACATCTTGCCGCCTTTTGTAGAGTCTTCTACAGTTGTGGCTTCTGTTTCCAGGCTGAAAGCTAAAGTCTTATCTATC CTGTTGCACTTATGCGAAGCAGAAAGCATTTCTTACCTGGATGAGGTTGCCAGCTCCCCTGGAAGCCTGGATTTAGCAAAATCTGTTGCTTTGGAG GTGCTGGACTTATTAAAGACTGCACTTATTAAAGATCCGAAACATCCTAGCTCTTGTTCTGAAAGAACCTATCCAATGGGGCTCTTGCAACTTAATGCAATGCGTCTAGCTGATATTTTCTCAGATGATTCAAATTTTCGTTCATACATTACTATGTGCTTT ACTGAGGTTCTGAGTGCAATATTTTCACTATCTCATGGAGATTTTCTACTTGTTTGGTGTTCTTCTGAATTCCCTGTAAGAGAAGAAGATGCAACTGTGGAGTATGAACCATTTGCAGCAACTGGATGGGTGTTGGATACAGTTTCATCGTTGAACAAGTCAGATGCAACGAAAGTAGAATTTTCATTAATCCCCAATAGTATGCCCCAGGCTTCCTATGCTCATCAAAGAACGTCtttatttgtcaaaataattgcaaatCTTCACTGTTTTGTTCCCAACATCTGTGAAG AGCAGGAGAGAAATCTCTTTCTTAACAAGTTTTTGTTTTGCTTACGGATGGATCCATCTAAAGTGTTGCCTGGATTTTTATTTACCTCTGGTGCACAGAAAACTGCCACTGTCTGCAGGAACCTGC GTTCATTGTTAAGCCATGCAGAATCACTAATTCCCACATTTTTGAATGAGGAGGATGTGCAGCTCTTAAG GGTGTTCTTTAAGCAATTAGAATCATTAATAAATTCTGCTGGGCTTGAAGAAGATAGAGTTCAA GGAAGCAAATGTGAGGAATCACTTTCTTGTGACAAGTTCTCTAAACTCAATATCAATGAGAATCATCAG GAAGAACAGAGTACAGGAGGATCCCCATCGCTTTTACAAAGGAAAGAACCTCCCAATCTTAATAATGCAAACAGTAATCTGAGAGAGGAAATGTCAGAAAATTCCGGGTTTCAGGCAGAGGAGAAATTTGATGTCAGAAGCAACCTTATGGATCAAGGGGATGATGTAATGACACAAGATAGCAAGGAAGATAAAGATAAACCAGGTGTGCCTGGAGGCTTGAGGGAGAAAGACAAAGATGTTCAGATTGTTGTTAGTAGTGGTTCAGATACAAGTCCCACGGGAGGAAAGAATTTTGTTGATCAAATGGACAGTGGTCAGTTTCCAAAAGGAAATGAGCCAATCAAAGAAATTGGGTTTGGAGGAGTTCAAGAGATAGAAAAAGTTGAAGCTGTCCAGGGTGAAGAAAAACAGCAGAGAAAACGTAAACGAACTATAATGAATGATAACCAAATATCACTTATTGAGAGGGCCCTATTGGATGAACCTGATATGCAGCGAAATACAGTTTCAATTCGGTCATGGGCTGATAAATTAAGTCATTAT GGTTCTGAGGTTACATCTTCGCAGCTTAAAAACTG GTTGAATAATCGGAAAGCAAGGCTAGCCCGTGCGAATAAGGATACTCGTGCACCTTTAGGGGCTGATACTTCTTTTCCTGGAAAGCAAGTTGCAGGAGGACAGAGGCAAATACACGACTCACCTGGTAGTCCTGGAGAAGATCATCTCCAATCAAATGTAAGAGGCACTCGAAGTACATTTAGACAATCTCCCGTACCGGAATCCAGTGAGTCAAAGGTAGGTCAGCATGTTGTGCTTTTAGACGGGAAAAGAGAAGAGGTTGGTAAGGGAATAGTAAATCAAGTGCATGGTAAATGGTACGGAAAAGAGCTGGAGGAATCAGGGACATGTGTTGTGGATGTAGTTGAGTTCAAGGCTGATAAATGGAGTATGCTTCCATACCCATTGGAAGACACAGGTTCCACATTCGGTGAGACTGAAGAAATCCCTGGGGTAAAGAAAGTTTTGTGGGATTGCAACAAAATGTATCACTGGCGTGCTCGATAA
- the LOC123224576 gene encoding SOSS complex subunit B homolog isoform X1, with protein MQRVKLCVVCCLFAGKLRIEIDAPSMVSLKDIAPSAQNNINTQFIILEKSKTTTMEGQYKCCLGLVADETAAVNFQFWQDECEAFEAGDIVRLTNGIFSFSHHNNLVLRAGKKGKIEKVGEFTMVFVETPNMSKISWVRDPNNSNKYVQQGVPSASMP; from the coding sequence ATGCAACGAGTGAAGTTGTGTGTTGTGTGTTGTTTATTTGCAGGTAAGTTGAGAATAGAAATCGACGCACCAAGTATGGTATCTCTCAAAGACATAGCGCCATCAGCTCAAAACAACATAAATACGCAGTTCATAATCCTAGAAAAGAGCAAAACAACGACAATGGAAGGGCAGTACAAATGTTGTTTGGGGCTCGTGGCTGACGAGACAGCTGCAGTTAACTTCCAGTTCTGGCAAGATGAATGTGAGGCGTTTGAAGCAGGTGACATTGTACGCTTGACTAATGGTATATTCTCTTTCTCACATCACAACAATTTGGTGCTAAGAGCAGGCAAGAAAGGGAAAATAGAAAAGGTTGGAGAGTTTACGATGGTGTTTGTAGAGACACCAAATATGAGTAAAATTAGCTGGGTTCGTGATCCTAATAACTCTAACAAGTATGTGCAGCAAGGTGTTCCTTCTGCTTCAATGCCCTGA
- the LOC123224576 gene encoding SOSS complex subunit B homolog isoform X2, producing MVSLKDIAPSAQNNINTQFIILEKSKTTTMEGQYKCCLGLVADETAAVNFQFWQDECEAFEAGDIVRLTNGIFSFSHHNNLVLRAGKKGKIEKVGEFTMVFVETPNMSKISWVRDPNNSNKYVQQGVPSASMP from the coding sequence ATGGTATCTCTCAAAGACATAGCGCCATCAGCTCAAAACAACATAAATACGCAGTTCATAATCCTAGAAAAGAGCAAAACAACGACAATGGAAGGGCAGTACAAATGTTGTTTGGGGCTCGTGGCTGACGAGACAGCTGCAGTTAACTTCCAGTTCTGGCAAGATGAATGTGAGGCGTTTGAAGCAGGTGACATTGTACGCTTGACTAATGGTATATTCTCTTTCTCACATCACAACAATTTGGTGCTAAGAGCAGGCAAGAAAGGGAAAATAGAAAAGGTTGGAGAGTTTACGATGGTGTTTGTAGAGACACCAAATATGAGTAAAATTAGCTGGGTTCGTGATCCTAATAACTCTAACAAGTATGTGCAGCAAGGTGTTCCTTCTGCTTCAATGCCCTGA